AATAAGGAATATCTTTATTTAAAAAGGTATGATCAAAAGGCTCTACAACCAAATCATTAATTAAACTATTTAATGCAGATAAATCACATATCATTCCTGTTCTAGGATTAATCTTTCCTTTGACAGTTATATCTACTAAGTAATTGTGACCATGTCCATTAGGCCTAGCACATTTTCCGAATATTTTGTCGTTTTCGTTTTGAGGTAGATCTTCTCTGGCTAAGCGATGAGCAGCTGAAAAGTGTGTTTGAACTGTTAAATAAGCATCCATAGCATTTCCTTGATAGTCAGCCCAGAGTTTTGGGTTTTCGTAAAGACGAAGAGATTTTAGGGGTAAGTGAGATTTAAGGCGCTCCCATATAATACGAACTAAACTTTCACTTGTGGGAAGGCAACCTTCGGGTTTAGAAAGGTCAAATTCTGGCCATGTGTCATTTAAAAAACGAAAGTCAAGTTGACTTGTTACTTCGTTTTTTATGGCATGTTTTACATCTGAAAGGTTTAAGACCATGCCATATTTATTAAGTTCTCCTTCCATGGTTACGATTAACTCGTAATTATGACCGTGGCCAGGAGCTATTGAGCATGGGCCAAACAAAGCTGAATTATCATCATCAGATAATTCAGGAAGTCGATAAAGGTGGCTTGAGCTAAAGCAGGCTCGCCTTGTTATTACACAGCTTCTCCCCTCTCCGTGGGGAAAATTAGATGTGATTGCTTCCATAAATTTTTCACATCAAAACACATCTTAATAACTTTTAGTTACTTCTGTCTTTATGGCTATCCAGTCAACCCCTAAAACTCTTAAAGAAAAGTTAGGTGGTCGAAATATATTTTTGATAGGAATGATGGGTTCTGGCAAAAGTCAAACCGGACCAGTTCTAGCCAAAATGATCAATTATGCTTTTGTTGATAGTGATGATGTTATAGAAAAAGCTTCTAAACAATCTATTGCATCTATTTTTGAAAAAGATGGAGAAAAAGTCTTTAGGGATGTTGAAAAAAAAGTTTTAAAAGAAATTAGTCAACATCATTCTCTTGTAATTGCTACTGGAGGTGGTTTAGTTACCGTGCCTGAAAACTGGGGCATACTTCATCAAGGAATAGTTATTTGGTTAGATCTTGATTTGAAACGTTCAATTAAACGATTAGAAAGTGATAAAAAGAAACGCCCTTTATTAATTGGAGATGATTTAGCTGAGAATTTTAGTCAGATCTATGAAAGTAGAAAACCAGTATATTTAGAGTCGGATTTGAGAATAGAAGTTGAGGATCAATCTCCATATGAGGTTGCAACTATGATTTCTGAACGTTTGCTAAGTATCCTTATTGACCCGGAGACTCAAGCCGAACGGCATACCACTGAATTGTAAAACCTGTTTTGATTTCCAGGTCGCAGGCTGTATCAAGCAAATGTTGCGCAGCTTCTTCTATTGAAGACTTACATGCAAGATCTAATGGTAATGAATCGAATTTATTTAACCAAGATTGAAGCCATAAAAGAGTTTGTTCTTTATCCAGGAATTGTTCACTTTCACCAGGAACCAAAACAACATAATTATCCATTTCTCTAATTAGCGGATCAGACATGAGACAGAAATTTTTCTTTTTTTTGATTTCTATTTTAATTATTTTTACTTATACAGGTCCTGCTCTTCCTGAAACTATTCTTGAAATAAATAATTTTCAACCATCTAAGCTTTATGAACGCAAATTAATTTGGCCTGATTGGCGCTTTCCTTCTTTTATTAAGCGCCCAGGATTAAAAGATGATTTGATTTACCCTTATTGGTTTGAAGGAGTATGGGATGTTACTAGTAAGGTAGAAAGCGAACAGAATCAAGAACCTATTATTCACTCAGCTAAATTTATTCGCAATACCTCTGGTAATTTAATTGCCGACCGTGAATACAATACTAAGTCTTATGCTTTGAGCACAAAGACTGGTGGTTTTTTATCAGTAAAGAATGATCCTAAATCACCTAATCGTCAGTTTGCCAAATTAACTGAAGATAGGTATTTAGAGACAAAAATCATAGGAAGACTGCAGGAAGAAATAGATAATAATATTTTTATTACTGATGAATTAATTTTACAAATTTTGCATACAACAGAATTGAGCAGAGTTAGCCAGGTCGAAACTTTAACTGAGTTTAAAAGATGTGGACCTAACCAAAATAATAAGATAAATTTAAGTGATTTTAATATTTGTGGAGAACAATTCCAGGCAATTTACAATCAACCTGGTCAAAATTTTATTTCTTTGCCGATTAAACTAGAAAAATCTAAATTAATACTTAGAAAGCCTAATTATGATTAGTTATTGTTAATTTATCTTCAATTAAGTCTCTCCAGTTAAAAAGATTTTGGAGACTTGGATCATTTATATATAAAGAACACCCTTTACCTTTTAGATTTTCTCCAGATGAATTTGGAAATTTGAGTAGTGATAAGTGTGAAGCTACAGATATATCAGCAATAGAAAGCTTGTCTCCAATAAGAAAGTTTTCTTGATCAATTAAATTTGATAGATATTCTAGATTTTGTTTTAGAGATTCTTTCTCTTTCTGGTTTATTAATCCAGAAATCTGACTAGCAATTTTTGTAGGAATATTAAGAAGAAGTTTTTGCATAGAATCTGAAATTTCGTTGGTGAATAAAGAGGAAATCAATTTTGGATTCTTCGTAAGCTCTTCCAAAAAGACAATTTTTATAGATTTTGCCAAAGTTGTATCTGCCCAATTTTCAATTATTTGAGCCTGTGAAGCTTCCTTTAGACTCTCTGGAATTAATTTTGGTTCTATTTCAATTTTCTCTAAGTGTCGTATTATTGAACTTGATTCATGGATTGTTGTTTCCTTATCAAAAAGCACGGGTAATTTTTTTTGTCCTGTTTTTTGAAAGATATCTATTTGGCCTATGGCTGGAGTTATCTCAACGGTTCGATATTCAAGCTTTTTTGCAGCCAAAGCCATTCTTACTTTCAAGCAATAAGGTGAGTGCCTAAATTGATGAAGTTCCAACATTTTATTTTCCTTCAAATGTTTAGCAGAGTAGCTATTAATTCAGTCTTGTGTTGGTGAAAAAATGGGTGAGTTTTTTTCTAATGTTTCTAGATATCCCAAATATCTCATAACAATAGTTTTGGGGGTTTTCACTTCTGCAATTTCTCCATTAATTAAACGAGGTAGTAATCCGATCACAGCGATTGCTCTTGTTGGGGCGTTGCTAAGTGGACTTCTGACAATAATTTTCTTATTAAAGGCTATGGCTTTCCCTGTCCCAATTACTTAGATATGGCTAATTCAAGAAGAGTAGAAAAATTAGCAGCTTTACTCAAAAAAGAAGTTAGTGAACTTTTAGTTAATGGGGTTAGAGATGAAAGAATTCATCAAGCTATGATTACCATTACATCTGTTGAGGTCTCAGGTGACTTACAGCATGCAAAAATTTTTGTAAGTCTTTTTGGCGAAGAGAAAAAAAAAGCTGAGGTGCTAGTGGGTTTAGAAGAAGCAAAGAGATTTATTCGTGCTGAGCTTGCTCGAAGGCTTCAAATGAGACGATCTCCTGAGCTTGTTTTTAAGATTGATAAAGGTATGACAAAAGGTCCGGCAGTTTTAGATCTTCTCAATTCATTAGAACTTGAACGTAAAAGTAAAGATATAAGTAAAGACTTATAGATTAATCAATATTTTTGATGAATAAATCTGATCTTAGAAGACAAGTTGCTGAATTATTTATAGTGAGAGCAAGTGGATTTAATCTTGATTCGCAACGTTTATATCCCAACTTAGAAGAATCTAATTCAAATCTTAAGAGACTTTTAGAAGAAGGTGTTGGTGGAGTTATTTTTTTAGGAGGAACTGTAAAAGAATTAGAAATTCGTTGCAAGGTCTTAAAAAAATGGTCGGGTAAACCTCTTCTCTTATGTGCTGACATTGAGGAAGGTGTTGGCCAACGATTTTATGGAGGAACAAAGTTTATTCCTCCAATGGGTATCGCTCAGATTTATAAAAAAGATCATAATTTAGCAATTTCTATTGCTGAGAAAATCGGTTATTTTACTGGTAAAGAAGCAAAATTTATTGGTTTAAATTGGCTATTAGCACCAGTCTGTGATATCAATAACAATTCAAATAACCCGGTTATAAACCTAAGAGCTTGGGGAGAAGAAACTGAAACAGTTAAAAGTTTAACTTGTGCTTTTCATAGGGGTGTTTCTAGATCACAAATGCTTACTTGCGCAAAACATTTCCCTGGGCATGGCAATTCCGAAATTGACTCTCACTTGGATCTTCCAGAAATACAGAATGACTTATCTAAATTAGAGAAATTTGAGTTAATTCCCTTTAGATCTTTAATCAATCAAGGAGTCAATAGTATCATGATCGGACATTTACTTTTGTCAAAAATTGATCCTATTTATCCTGCAACACTTTCAAAAAAATTGGTTACTGATTTGTTACGTATCAAATTAAAATACGATGGTTTAGTTGTTAGCGATGCCTTGGTTATGAATGCAATATCTAATAAATATAGTAGTGGAATATCTGCAGTTATGGCTTTTGAAGCAGGAATTGATTTGATTATGATGCCAAAAGATATTGATGAGGCAATTGATTCTCTTACTGATGCTTTTTATTCAGAAAAAATTTCATTAGAAAGGTTACATATATCTAGAGAAAGAAGAAAAAAACAACTTGATTTAATTGGTAATGAAAATGATTTAGAAAAAGAAGAATTCAGGCATGAAGATGTTAAGAATGAATTTTTAGCTGATGCTTATAGATTTAGTAATTCTATAATAAAAAATTCAATTTTTGTCAGAGGAGAAAGTAGTATAAAAGCTAAAGTTAATGATATTAATCTTATACAGATTGATAATTTTGATCAAGTGTCTAATAAATTTTTGCCTGCATTAAATTTACCCAAGGAAGTAGGCTTTAGAAATTTAATTATACATCCCCTAGGCATCAGTCCATGGCAAGATAGTAATAAAAGATTTTTAGAACTAGGGCGATTTCGTAATAGTAAAATTCTTGTTCAGCTTTTTGTTAGAGGTAAACCATTTATAGGATTAGCATATCATAACGATCATTGGATAGACACTATAAAAAATTTAGAAATTGAGGAAAGATTATCAGGAATTATTATATATGGATGTCCATATTTGTATGATAAAATAAAGAAAACTATTCATGACTCTATCCCTTTAGCTTATAGTCCTAGTCAAATAGAGGAAGCACAAACTCAAATTTTAAGTCGTATTTTGCAATCAAAAATAGTTCAAAAGGAAGTTGATAAAAAATCAAGTAAAGAATTTACTGATTGAAAATTGTTTAATCGAGAATCTAATATTCAAGAAAAACCTTATCATTGTTTAAATAATTGGATAGTGATTCTTTAGACTTCCTAGAAAGAAGCATATAGAAATGGCTTTAACAGACAAGAAGATAATTATTACTCGCGCCCAAGAACAGACTTCAGAGGCTCGTAAGATCTTTCTAGAAAATGGAGCTGAGGTATTCGATCTTCCTTCATTAGTGATTGGGCCTCCAGATGACTGGGCTCCTTTAGATGAGGCCTTAAAGGAAATTACTACCTTTGACTGGATCATTTTTTCTAGCGCAAATGGTGTTAGAAATGTTGAAGATAGACTGAAAGAAATAGGATTATCTTTATCGAAAATTCCCAAGACTATTCAAATTGCTGCTGTCGGTAGAAAAACAGCTTCTTTGTTATTAGATATTGATGCAAAGATTAGTTTTGTTCCTCCTAGTTTTATTGCAGATAGCTTGGTTGAATATTTCCCTCAGAATCAAAAAGGTTTAAAATTATTTATTCCCAGAGTACAAACTGGAGGCAGGTCAATATTATCTGACTCTTTCAAATTAAAAGGTGCAGAGGTTACTGAAGTGGCTGCTTATGAATCTTCTTGTCCTAAAGATATGCCTCAAAAGACTATAGAGGCTTTGAATAGTGGGGAAATAGATATTATTGCTTTTACCAGTGGTAAAACAGTAAAAAATACTGTCAGCTTATTTAAAAAATACTTTGGTGAAAATTGGTTGACATTAATCGAAAGGATTAAACTTGTTTCGATTGGACCCCAAACAACTATTAGCTGTAACAACCTTATTAGAAAACCTGATAATGAGGCTTCACCGCATGATCTAGATGGATTATTAAAAGCTTGTTTGGAACTAAAATTTAATTAAATTTATGCAGATTTTTCGACAAGTTCTTTAAATCCATCAAGATTTTTTTGTAATTCTTTTGTGACCATTCCTCCAAGAATATTTGCTTTCATTAGATTTGCTAAAACTTGAGGTAATTCATAAGATATTTTTAATTTAACCACAGTTTTAGTGATCTCTTCATTGTAAAAGCGTACTGAACCCTTGGTAGGTAAACCACCAACTGACTTCCATTCCAATTTCTCTGCTTCTATTCTTTCAGTGATTTGAGCTTTCCATTTAAAACGAAAGCCATTAGCTGCAAGTGTCCACTCCGTTAAATCAGGAAGTGTCGAGGTTTTTTCATTGACAGTCTTAACCGATTCAATCCAAGTCATCCACAAAGGCATCGAATCTAAATCACTCCAAAACTTCCAGACAAGTTCAACTGGAGCATCAATTTCACTTATCACTGTGTGATCAAGCCACTTTCCCATTTCTTAAACAACCGAAGAATTTTTTGTTAGTGAAACAGACTTTGAGAGCATTGCTGAAGCAGCAAGATGACCACTCATTGTTGCTCCTTCCATAGAGTCAATGTAATCCTGTTTCGTGTAACTGCCTGCTAAGAAGAAATTACTAAAAGAGGTTTTTTGATCTGGTCTATATGGCTCCATTCCAGGTGCCTCTCTGTAGAGAGAATGAGAAACTTTGACCACATTGCTCCATAAAAGCTTCAAGCCTTTTGAAGAAGGGAAAAGTGTCCTGACCTGTAGATCAGTATGTTTTACAATTTCATCTGAGGGCTTGGTAATCCAGGGATCTCCAGGCGTTAACACACATTGAAGTAGTGAGCCCTGACCATCTTTTTTATAGTCTTCTGGGCTTGATAAAGCTAAATCAGCAAAACAACTAAAATCAGCATCGGCTGTATATAGCAAATTGTCTAAACCAGATGGACTTTTTAGATTTATTTGAGCTTTTTCATTATTAATCTCTGTTACCCAGCCATCGTATCTAAGTTGTACTGTCGCGACTGGTACAGCATCAAGATTGAAAAGTGAGTCAAACTCTTTAAAACGTCTCCATGATCTAGGAATTATCCTTTTAATACCAGATACATCGCAAGCAGCTAAATATTTGTCTGCTTGAATTTTTTGTTCACCATCTGGAGTTTGAAGAGTTACTCCAGTCACGGATGGTTGGTCGGAATCCTCTGAATGAATTTCTTTAACAATATTCTCTAAGTGAAGTTTTCCACCTCTTTGTTCAATGTAATCGAGTATTGGCTTCGTGAGCCATTTGTGTGGTGAGCCCTTCAATAGGTTGAGCTTGGATGCCTCTGTTTTTGAAGCGAACATCATAAAGATGGTAAGCATGCATCTTGCTGAAATAGCTTCGCAATCAATGAATCCCAGAGCATATGCAATAGGATTCCACATCCTTTCGATACTATTTAGGCTTCCTCCATGGTTTAGAAACCATTGTTTAAAGCTTATGGAATCTAGTGAGCGTATTGTTTTCATCGCCCCCTCATAGTCAATAAGCCCTCTTACAATTGGACTTGTTCCAAGAGCAAGAGCATTCCTTAGTTTGTCAATCCAATTTAATTGAGGTGTAGTGAAGAAGGCTTTTAAACCGTTGAAAGGAGCTCCTGCAAAAAATCGAAAATCAAGTGACTTAATGTCACCGCCCTTGTTAACAAAAAGGTGAGTGTGGTCTTTTGGTAAAAGATTTTCAAATGCCCCAACTTTTCTCATTAAGGCAAACAGATTGGCATAGTTGAAAAAGAACACATGCAAGCCCATCTCTATATGATTGCCATCGGAATCTTCCCAGCTTCCAACTTTGCCTCCAATAAATGGTTTTGCCTCATATAGGTCGACCTCATGTCCTTCATCAACAAGGTCAACTGCAGCAGTCAATCCTGCTAAACCTGCACCTATTATTGCGATTTTCACTCGTTTAATTAGATGGATACACTAACTCTATGAATAAAAACTCGTTTTTGGCACTTTTAAAATCGAATATAATTAATAGAGTGTTATTAAAGTTCAGAAAAAACAATGAGTGAATCAAACGCACCTCCCGAAATTCATAAAGCTGAAGATGGCAAGGGAGTACTTATTACCACTCCTGCATTGGATCAGTTGTCTAGACTTTGCAAAGAACAAGGTTCAGGGAAATTATTGAGAGTTGGAGTTCGTTCAGGAGGATGCAGTGGTATGAGTTACACAATGGACTTTGTGTCTGTTGATGATATTCAAAAAGATGATGAAGTTTATGAATATTCAGTAGGTAGCAGCTCTTTTAAAGTGATTTGTGATCCTAAGAGTCTTTTATATATATATGGTATGCAGTTAGATTTCAGTACAGATTTAATTGGTGGAGGCTTTAACTTTACTAATCCCAATGCATCACAAACTTGTGGTTGTGGAAGTTCCTTTGCAGTTTAACTTTAACTAAAAGAATTTAAAAATTAACAATGGATCAATCAGAGGAAAGTCTTTTTGAAGAGGCCCTAAATCGCTATAAAGCTGGTTCATCAGCAGATGAATTGATTGAAGATTTTCAGAAAATAACTTCTACTACTCCAAATAATGCTGCTGCATGGACATGCTTGTCTTGGCTGCAGTTGTTATGTGATTCGCCTCAGGAAGCCTTGCGGTCTGCGAGATATGCAGTGAAACTTAACGGTCAAGATCCACAGTCCAGAATAAATTTAAGTCTTGCATTGTTAGAGACTAATTCTAAAGGAGTTAGAGATCATATTGATTATGTGAAAAGGGCTATGTTCGTTCTTCCTGAATTAGAAAAAGAATTAAAAGAATCATTTGAAGATGGTCTTTCACGGAAACCTAATTGGAAAACATTACTTAAAATCAAAAATTGGTTAGATCTTTAATTTCTAATTAGATCTCATCAAATGATTTTAAGCTAATATTGCTTTAAAAGCGTCATTAATTGTGGGGAAACTGAATTTAAATTTGAGTTTTTTCAACCTTTGAGGTTTGACATTTTGTCCCTCTAAAACCACACGAGCGCCATCTCCTAAAATTAACTTCAATATTGGCCCAGGAACTGCGAGAAGACTTGGTCTTCCAAGTGCTTGACCAAGTGAATTAGAGAACTCATTCATTCGTACAGGATTTGGTGCAACCCCATTGACGACGCCAGACCAAGCAGAATTTTTCACACTTTCGTTAATAAGATTACAAAGATCTGTTCTGTGTATCCAGCTCATCCATTGCTTTCCATCTCCTATAGGACCTCCAAGACCTGCTCTAAAAATAGGAAGCATTTTTCCTAGTGCTCCGCCATCTTTAGCTAATACGATGCCAATTCTTACAATTAGAAGGCGAGTCGCTCTTGGTTTATTTTTTGCACTAGATTCCCATTCTTTACAGAGATTTGCTAGGAAATCATCACCCTGAATATTTTCTTCAGTGAATTCAGTTTGAGGATGTGAGCCATAAAAACCAATTGCTGATGCATTAATAAGAACTTTTGGGGGTTTTCTTAGATTCCTTAGATTTTCAATCAAATTCTTTGTTGTCTCTATGCGACTATTTGTAATTTCTTTACAGTGATCTGTAGTCCATCTTTTTTCAGCAATAGGTTCGCCAGCGAGATTGATAATCCCTTCGCAGCTTTTTAAAGACTCTTGAATTTCTTTTTTATTCCAAGACGAAGACTCAGCTGGATTCATTGTTATGACATTGATGTTCTGGTCATTAGCTATGGCTTTTAGTTTTCCTTTGGATTGCCTAGATATGATTGTGAGGCTGTGCCCTTCTTTGATTAGCAAAGGAATTAATTCTCTTCCGATAAAACCAGTGCATCCAGTAAGTAGTAATTTCATAATTTCTTTAATTAGATTTGATCAGCTTAGAGAGATTTTGATTAACTTATGGTGTTGATCGGATATGGATATTGAGTTATGGAATTTGCAATTAATTCATGACATGATTTTTACCATTTTGTTTTAACTGCTATTCTTCATTTGAATATTTTAATTAAGTCTTTAGTTTTTTTTATTAATTATTGGAAATGTCTGAACTAACCAGAAAAGTAGATGATTCTCAATTACCTGCAAAGATACAAAAGAAATTTAGAAAAGGAGATCTTGTCAAAGTTGATCGTGAGACATATTCTAATAGCTTAGAATCTAAAGCAAGCGACACTAATTTACCTGAATATATTTTTCAAGGGCCTGGGGAAGTATTACTTATTAAAGGTGATTATTGTCAAGTTAGGTGGAGAAGGCCAGTCCCTGATGTTTGGATAAAAACTGATCATATAGTCTCATATTAATAAATGAATAAAGATTGAAACTATAAGATAAGCCATTCTTTTTTATTACTTTGTAAAAATTTTCTTTTTTTCTTAGCAAAAGCAATCATTGACTTTCCATCATGTAAATAATTATCTACATAGCCCATTGTGTAGCGTTCTAATTCATTAATACCATCCTCAACGTGAGATAAGCAATGATAAAGATCTAAACTGAAGTCTCTTATGATTGAGGGACTTGCATTAGAGGTATAAATTTTTTTAATCTTAGTGATTTTGTATTTACTTTTCTCGAGATATAGACAGAAAGAATCCATTAATACTTGATCATAGGGATCGGCTGATAAATCTCTAATTTTTGAACCTAAAGGATTAATAATTTGACCTAATAATTTATCAATAGGGAGATATATATTTTGAAACCATTTTTTTATATCTTCAGATTCAGAGTAATTATTAGCTTCTCTCTTGTATTCGTTCTGGTTGTAAGCTTTTGTATTGTTAAATTCATTATAATTAAGATTTTTATGTTTTTTCTTTAATATTTCCCATGCTGAGTTTACTTCAAGCATTATTTTTGAATCTCCTCCTTTATCTGGGTGATGTATTTTTACAAGTTTTATATATGCTTGTTTAATATCTTCTAGTGTTGCGCTGGGATGAATTTTCAATATTTGATATGGGTCTTTGCTCATTGTTGAATGACTATTTTTTTTTAGAGGTACTCATTACCTTTTACTGGTTTTGCTGGGATGCAAGTAAACATGCTTGTTGAGAGATATCGTTCACCAAAACTAGGAAGGATAACAACCAAGCGCTTATTCGTAAACTCAGTTTGATTCCCTACCTTTAAAGCAGCTGCTACTGCAGCACCACTGCTGACACCACTTAGCAATCCTTCTTCTTTGGCAAGTCTTCTTCCTATGTCCATTGCTTCATGATCATTGATCCTTATTACTTCATCAATTTGATTCATATCTAATACATTAGGGATGAAACCAGCACCAATACCTTGTATTGCATGTGACCCGGGATTTCCTCCTGAGAGAACTGGGCTTGATGAAGGTTCTACCGCAAAAACCTTGATTTTTGGATTTTTTTGTTTTAAAAATCTGGCACAACCTGTGATTGTCCCTCCTGTCCCTACTCCAGCAATTAATGCATCAAGTTTGCCTTCGCAATCTTTCCAAATTTCTTCAGCGGTAGTTTTTTCATGAATTTCAGGATTGGATAAATTATCGAATTGCTGAAGTAAATATGCATTAGGTATAGAAGCTACTAATTCCTTTGCCAGATGAATAGCGCCCTGGATTCCCTCTTTGCCTGGAGTTAGTTGAAGCTCTGCCCCAAATGCTCTTAACATTGAGCGTCGCTCAGTACTCATTGTGTCAGGCATTGTAAGTATGAGCCGATAACCTTTTGCTGCAGCAACCATGGCCAATGCAATTCCTGTATTTCCACTAGTTGGCTCAATAAGAACAGTATGTCCAGGTTTGATGGTTCCCTCTTTTTCTGCTGATTTGACCATTGCGCCAGCTATACGGTCTTTTACGGATGCTGTCGGGTTGAAACTTTCTAATTTAGCTACAATTTCAGCTCTACAATTAAAGTCATTAGGTAATCGATTCAGTTTGACCAAAGGTGTTTGGCCAACCAAAGCAGTTATGTCATTAGCAATTGGCATGATCTTATTTTAAAAACTTGAATCAGTTTCGAGGGAAAAGTTATTTAATAATTCAATTCATTTTTAATAATGCTTGAAAATTTGTTATTCAAAAGCTTTATTGGCCTTTTAGAGATATAAATAGATGGAATAAGTTTTTGATATTGACCGAGAGCATTTCCCAAAACTATAGGCCTCCAATTTTATGGGTTTTTCTTTTTTGGACCATAGCTTGTGGAATTGCATTTGTCTCTCTGGGGAATTTGCCTTTAAGAGATTTTGATGAAGCAACTGTCGCAAGAGTTGCACTGGAATTAAACCAAAAAAGTGGACTAGAACGATTGCTTCCTTCTATCTGGGATCAGCCCTATTTGAATAAACCGCCTGGATTGCATTGGATAATATCTTTTGCTATCGGAATTAGTAGAAATTTCCAGAATAGTTTTGATTTATTACCCTCTGAGTTTTGTATAAGATTTTTTCCAGCACTTTTTTCTACTTTTGTTGTTCCATTGGGTGGTTTGATTCAGTGGAATTTGCGCCCTAAAGATCGATTAGCGTGTATTGCTACATCAGCAATTTTATTAACTTTATTGCCAATTATTAGATATGGCAGAATGGCAATGTTGGATGGAACGCAGCTTAGTGCTATTGCACTTTTATGGTTTTGCTTATCATCAATAAAAAATAATAGGGTTACTAAATTTAATTTTTTAGGGGCTGGATTTGCTTGTAGTTTTATGCTTTTACTGAAAGCTCCTGTAATGATTCCTGCACTATTTGCATCTTTATTACCTTTAATCTGGGAAAATAAATCTAAAAAATATTTTAATAATCTT
The sequence above is drawn from the Prochlorococcus marinus str. MIT 1013 genome and encodes:
- the rbfA gene encoding 30S ribosome-binding factor RbfA, with protein sequence MANSRRVEKLAALLKKEVSELLVNGVRDERIHQAMITITSVEVSGDLQHAKIFVSLFGEEKKKAEVLVGLEEAKRFIRAELARRLQMRRSPELVFKIDKGMTKGPAVLDLLNSLELERKSKDISKDL
- a CDS encoding glutathione S-transferase family protein, with the translated sequence MLELHQFRHSPYCLKVRMALAAKKLEYRTVEITPAIGQIDIFQKTGQKKLPVLFDKETTIHESSSIIRHLEKIEIEPKLIPESLKEASQAQIIENWADTTLAKSIKIVFLEELTKNPKLISSLFTNEISDSMQKLLLNIPTKIASQISGLINQKEKESLKQNLEYLSNLIDQENFLIGDKLSIADISVASHLSLLKFPNSSGENLKGKGCSLYINDPSLQNLFNWRDLIEDKLTITNHN
- a CDS encoding DUF751 family protein codes for the protein MGEFFSNVSRYPKYLITIVLGVFTSAISPLIKRGSNPITAIALVGALLSGLLTIIFLLKAMAFPVPIT
- a CDS encoding SRPBCC family protein, which translates into the protein MGKWLDHTVISEIDAPVELVWKFWSDLDSMPLWMTWIESVKTVNEKTSTLPDLTEWTLAANGFRFKWKAQITERIEAEKLEWKSVGGLPTKGSVRFYNEEITKTVVKLKISYELPQVLANLMKANILGGMVTKELQKNLDGFKELVEKSA
- a CDS encoding chlororespiratory reduction protein 7, which gives rise to MSDPLIREMDNYVVLVPGESEQFLDKEQTLLWLQSWLNKFDSLPLDLACKSSIEEAAQHLLDTACDLEIKTGFTIQWYAVRLESPGQ
- a CDS encoding glycoside hydrolase family 3 N-terminal domain-containing protein, whose translation is MNKSDLRRQVAELFIVRASGFNLDSQRLYPNLEESNSNLKRLLEEGVGGVIFLGGTVKELEIRCKVLKKWSGKPLLLCADIEEGVGQRFYGGTKFIPPMGIAQIYKKDHNLAISIAEKIGYFTGKEAKFIGLNWLLAPVCDINNNSNNPVINLRAWGEETETVKSLTCAFHRGVSRSQMLTCAKHFPGHGNSEIDSHLDLPEIQNDLSKLEKFELIPFRSLINQGVNSIMIGHLLLSKIDPIYPATLSKKLVTDLLRIKLKYDGLVVSDALVMNAISNKYSSGISAVMAFEAGIDLIMMPKDIDEAIDSLTDAFYSEKISLERLHISRERRKKQLDLIGNENDLEKEEFRHEDVKNEFLADAYRFSNSIIKNSIFVRGESSIKAKVNDINLIQIDNFDQVSNKFLPALNLPKEVGFRNLIIHPLGISPWQDSNKRFLELGRFRNSKILVQLFVRGKPFIGLAYHNDHWIDTIKNLEIEERLSGIIIYGCPYLYDKIKKTIHDSIPLAYSPSQIEEAQTQILSRILQSKIVQKEVDKKSSKEFTD
- a CDS encoding uroporphyrinogen-III synthase, with amino-acid sequence MALTDKKIIITRAQEQTSEARKIFLENGAEVFDLPSLVIGPPDDWAPLDEALKEITTFDWIIFSSANGVRNVEDRLKEIGLSLSKIPKTIQIAAVGRKTASLLLDIDAKISFVPPSFIADSLVEYFPQNQKGLKLFIPRVQTGGRSILSDSFKLKGAEVTEVAAYESSCPKDMPQKTIEALNSGEIDIIAFTSGKTVKNTVSLFKKYFGENWLTLIERIKLVSIGPQTTISCNNLIRKPDNEASPHDLDGLLKACLELKFN
- a CDS encoding 6-pyruvoyl trahydropterin synthase family protein, which gives rise to MEAITSNFPHGEGRSCVITRRACFSSSHLYRLPELSDDDNSALFGPCSIAPGHGHNYELIVTMEGELNKYGMVLNLSDVKHAIKNEVTSQLDFRFLNDTWPEFDLSKPEGCLPTSESLVRIIWERLKSHLPLKSLRLYENPKLWADYQGNAMDAYLTVQTHFSAAHRLAREDLPQNENDKIFGKCARPNGHGHNYLVDITVKGKINPRTGMICDLSALNSLINDLVVEPFDHTFLNKDIPYFANCVPTAENIALHISDKLTNPINAIGANLYKIKLQESPNNAAEVYANVPESKIDTKGSKNQIGLLR
- a CDS encoding shikimate kinase — encoded protein: MAIQSTPKTLKEKLGGRNIFLIGMMGSGKSQTGPVLAKMINYAFVDSDDVIEKASKQSIASIFEKDGEKVFRDVEKKVLKEISQHHSLVIATGGGLVTVPENWGILHQGIVIWLDLDLKRSIKRLESDKKKRPLLIGDDLAENFSQIYESRKPVYLESDLRIEVEDQSPYEVATMISERLLSILIDPETQAERHTTEL
- a CDS encoding DUF6816 family protein, giving the protein MISILIIFTYTGPALPETILEINNFQPSKLYERKLIWPDWRFPSFIKRPGLKDDLIYPYWFEGVWDVTSKVESEQNQEPIIHSAKFIRNTSGNLIADREYNTKSYALSTKTGGFLSVKNDPKSPNRQFAKLTEDRYLETKIIGRLQEEIDNNIFITDELILQILHTTELSRVSQVETLTEFKRCGPNQNNKINLSDFNICGEQFQAIYNQPGQNFISLPIKLEKSKLILRKPNYD